The sequence TCAAGTTGAGCGAGGCGCCCTTCACCGACCATATCGATTACACGCGACTCTCCAAATCCTGCGCGACTTGCGCGAAATGCAACTCCGTGTGTCCCGTCTACGATGTCTTTCAATCGGAAGACATGAGCGCGCGTGGCTGGTTCGAGATTGTCACAGCCAACGATTATAGTTACCTCAATTCCAAGCGAGTCGTTGAATCCTGTCTGAACTGCAAGTCGTGTCGCACCATCTGTCCGGCCGGTGTGGACGTGTCCGACTTGATTCTTCAGAAGCGAGCAGAGCATCCGAACCGGTTGACCGGCTGGATCTTCAAACGCCAGGCCCACGGAGCCGCTTTTGAAGCACTTTTACGGTTCCTCGGAAGCACACAACACATCTGGGACCGTCCATTGATACGGAAGCTGCTGGATCGAATCACTGCCCCGTTCATGAAGGCCCTGGCTCCAACCGCTCGTCTCCCGCACGATCTCGTGTTGCCGAAACTAGCCCAACGGCATCTACGCGAACGGCATGGGCATTTGATTCCAAATAGGACAGACTCATCACCCTCCAAGACCGTGGCCTATTTCCACGGATGCGCAGCCAACTATTTCGACGACGGAGTGGGCGACGCTGTGATCGAGGTGTTGAAAAAGCATGGGGTGGATCCGGCCTTGCCTCCGCAACGATGTTCGGGAACACCGATTCAAACCTATGGCCATGTTGACTTGGCGCGTGAGGGAGCGCGGTTTAATCTGCGATCGCTGGCTTTCTACGAAACCATCGTGACCGGCTGTGCCTCGTGCACATTGATGTTAAAGGATTATCCGACACTGTTTCAGGATGGAGAGGAACGGCAGCTAGCCGAAGCATTGGCCAAGAAGGTGGTCCATATATCGGAGTTCGTCGCTCGCTCAGCTGAGCATCCTCCTATGGCCAAGACCCATAGGACGACTAAACGCGTCACCTACCATTCGTCCTGCCACCTCAGAGCTGCAGGTGTGACCAAAGAGCCACGACACGTCCTCTCGTCCATGCCGGGGGTCAATTTCGTTGAGATGCAGGATGCCGACCGATGTGCCGGAGGCGCAGGCACCTACATCGTCAAAGACTACAACACATCGCAGAAGATTTTCGATCGAAAGGCCCGCGCCATCATGCAAACCGGTGCAAATGTGGTCGCTACCAGTTGTCCCGCCTGTATGATTCAGCTCAAGAATGGGTTAGGGGACTCCGTCCAAGTCAAACACGTCGCTGAACTTCTTCAAGACGCCTATCGAGCAGCCGAACGGGAGAAAAGCTGAGTCTGTCTCGCCGATGGTGTATGGTGCACACCGCTCTCACCATGAAATGAGCGTCGGTGACTCGTTGAGGATTCAATGGTATCAGTGCAGATATTCGGTCAAATGTTACGCGCAGCCGTCGATGAGAGCGAGATTGAAGTCCCCGTAACAGGTCCGGTCACTGTGAATCAACTGATCGAAGCGAACCCAACGCAGCTGGGGGGCTTGCTCCCGTATATCAAGAGCCGAGAAACACTCATTACGATCAACAGGAAAATAGGCTCAGAGGATTCGCTCGTCAAAGACGGTGACATGGTGAAGTTCTCGTTCCAATCTCGTACGTCGTACGACGGGACGAGAGATATTCCTACCTAATTATCGTTCACGCAACAAACGGTTCTGTATTTAGCTGTCAGGTACGCGGTGCATCCGATGACTCAGGGTTCAGCATTGCTTTCCCATGAAGGAGACGTGCTTTCTCGGCCTGGAACCGAGTAAGCTTCCGAGACCCTGATATCACGATGCATGACTCGTCAGGCTGGACTCCCTTCCCATTGTATGCGCAAGTTCTTATCGCCGTGTTCTTCGGTGCGACGCTCGGCGTCCTATTTGGGCAAGAGTCCTATCTGGTAGGGCTACGCAACGAGCAACTCGGTCAGCTCGGTCAGTGGGTGGTCCGGCTGCTCAAGACGCTCGCCGTTCCGCTCATCTTCGTGGCAATCCTGGATTCGGTACTCAGGGCCTCAATCCCGCTGCATCAGGGAGTGAAGTTGTTCACGATCTGTCTGATCAATGTCTCCATGGCTATGCTGATTGGTCTCGCCATCATGAATGTTTGGCAGCCGGGAAAAGCGTGGCAGGGCCACGTGGAAGACTTGCTTCATGTCGTACCAGGAACGAATCTCACCCCGAGCGTCACGCCATCAGACCATCCACTCCAAGACCTGCTGGTCTATATTCCGCGTACGCTCGCCGATCCATTCGCCGGCCATAACATCATCGGTGTCGTGCTGCTGGCTCTCGGACTTGGAGTGGTGCTGCGATGGGTACGGAGTAAGAGCGGCTCCACGCACGCTGTCATCAATCGTGTGGCCTGGGCTATTGAGCGTGCCTATAGCTGGTTGGTGACGATTCTCTGGTGGGTCATCCTGGTCGTACCGTTCGCCGTGTTCGGTGTTGTCGCAAGTGTCGTTGGCAGATCAGGGATCGAAGTGTTCTCCGTGCTGTGGGTCTTCCTTGTAGCGATGCTCCTCGGTCTCGCGGTGCATGCGTTGCTCTACTATCCGTTCGTTGCCTGGGTGGTTGGGAAAAAACCGCCGACGGTGTATTTCGGACAGGGAGCCGATGCCATCATGACGGCTGTGTCGTGCAACAGTAGTTTGGCTACCGT is a genomic window of Candidatus Nitrospira kreftii containing:
- a CDS encoding putative C4-dicarboxylate transport protein, which encodes MHDSSGWTPFPLYAQVLIAVFFGATLGVLFGQESYLVGLRNEQLGQLGQWVVRLLKTLAVPLIFVAILDSVLRASIPLHQGVKLFTICLINVSMAMLIGLAIMNVWQPGKAWQGHVEDLLHVVPGTNLTPSVTPSDHPLQDLLVYIPRTLADPFAGHNIIGVVLLALGLGVVLRWVRSKSGSTHAVINRVAWAIERAYSWLVTILWWVILVVPFAVFGVVASVVGRSGIEVFSVLWVFLVAMLLGLAVHALLYYPFVAWVVGKKPPTVYFGQGADAIMTAVSCNSSLATVPVTLRCLERMQVSSQSARLAACVGTNLNNDGITLYEAMAALFLAHALGYDLPISKQIVIVVASIIAGAGVAGIPEAGMIVLPLVLSAAGLPDQVILAAIPLIMTVDWIIARARSGVNVMSDMLVAILLDTGHSKPEAVPIVEQRQ
- a CDS encoding hypothetical protein (conserved protein of unknown function), which translates into the protein MVSVQIFGQMLRAAVDESEIEVPVTGPVTVNQLIEANPTQLGGLLPYIKSRETLITINRKIGSEDSLVKDGDMVKFSFQSRTSYDGTRDIPT